A genomic segment from Armatimonadota bacterium encodes:
- a CDS encoding NAD-dependent epimerase/dehydratase family protein, with product MPAAENAAQPIRKVFVTGGSGFLGINLVRHLLDKGCEVVSFDIAPFDYPEKDRVRSIEGDIRDLDRVREAMAGCDAVVHSAAALPLYSREDIFSTDVDGTGNVLEAASQEGVRRVVFVSSTAVYGVPDHHPIYEDDPKVGVGPYGEAKIRAEEVCLRYRERGMCVPIVRPKSFIGPERLGVFALFYDWAKDGRGFPLLGNGRNRYQLLDVEDLCDAIWICLTGPDETVNDVFNIGAREFTTMREDFQAVLDRAGFGKKIKCIPAGPAVAVLKVLEKLKLSPLYCWVYETASTDSFVSTEKAEKVLGFVPRYSNKDALIRNYEWYLANLSSFEGQSGVSHRVPWKQGILSLAKRFF from the coding sequence ATGCCTGCGGCAGAGAACGCGGCCCAGCCTATTCGCAAGGTGTTCGTCACCGGGGGGTCGGGCTTCCTCGGGATCAACCTCGTCCGGCACCTGCTTGACAAGGGATGCGAGGTCGTCTCGTTCGACATCGCCCCGTTCGATTACCCGGAGAAGGACCGCGTGCGCTCGATCGAAGGCGACATCCGCGACCTCGATCGGGTCCGCGAGGCGATGGCGGGGTGCGATGCCGTCGTCCACTCAGCCGCCGCCCTCCCGCTCTACAGCCGCGAGGACATCTTCTCGACCGACGTGGACGGTACGGGCAACGTGCTCGAGGCCGCCTCGCAAGAGGGCGTCCGCCGCGTCGTCTTCGTCTCCTCGACTGCGGTGTACGGCGTGCCTGACCACCACCCGATCTACGAGGACGACCCCAAGGTCGGCGTGGGGCCCTACGGCGAGGCGAAGATCCGCGCGGAGGAGGTCTGCCTCCGGTACCGGGAGCGTGGGATGTGCGTCCCGATCGTCCGTCCCAAGTCTTTCATCGGCCCGGAGCGGCTGGGTGTCTTCGCGCTGTTCTACGACTGGGCCAAGGACGGCAGGGGCTTCCCCCTTCTCGGCAACGGGCGAAACCGTTACCAACTCCTGGACGTGGAAGACCTCTGCGACGCGATCTGGATCTGCCTTACCGGGCCGGACGAGACGGTCAACGACGTCTTCAACATCGGCGCGCGCGAGTTTACGACGATGCGCGAGGACTTTCAGGCCGTCCTCGACCGCGCGGGCTTCGGAAAGAAGATCAAGTGCATCCCCGCCGGCCCCGCCGTCGCCGTGCTCAAGGTCCTTGAGAAGTTGAAGCTCTCCCCCCTCTACTGCTGGGTCTACGAGACCGCCTCCACCGACTCCTTCGTCTCGACCGAGAAGGCGGAGAAGGTCCTCGGGTTCGTCCCCAGGTATTCCAACAAGGACGCCCTCATCAGGAACTACGAGTGGTACCTCGCCAACCTCTCCTCGTTCGAAGGACAGAGCGGGGTCTCCCACCGCGTCCCGTGGAAGCAGGGGATCCTCAGCCTCGCCAAACGCTTCTTCTGA
- a CDS encoding GAF domain-containing protein — protein sequence MSEREAQDAEIRRLQGILAEREIEVEALRKLGQAIGSSFDVQRLLDVVAEIAVQVTGTDTCYIYLLDEDTDELVLRSAKGDPSKSIVGKWRLKIGEGITGWVAKTRQFVSIGKDAFRDERYKALETEDPFQSMLSVPLVADDQLVGVINIHTKPSHEYTDGQRRLMDRIAEQVANAIHSSELYHRMQAQVSHLSTLSEVSRSITSGMYLDEILNLIVAMTAESMNFKIVTVMLVDEDKQELVIRATQSSSSEYTHKPNLKLNESLAGKAISEARPITVLDVRETPEYRYPDIARREGLCSLVCVPLRFRDKIIGVLNCYTDKPHVFTPEEINVLSALGSHAAIAIDNAKLVVRSAIVQEMHHRVKNNLQTIASLLRLQMHYSKFASVEQVLQESINRILSIAAVHEVLSQEQFDVVSVKTVIENILQATSQSLIPPGKHVQTSVAGAEIVLPPAKATSVALILNELIQNAVEHGFQGIESGRVEVEIEDMGRELMLAVTNDGNPLPEGFDLRKNRNLGLQIVENLVRDDLHGRFSLTGTDRIRAEVVFPK from the coding sequence ATGTCTGAACGCGAAGCGCAAGACGCTGAAATACGCCGACTGCAGGGCATACTCGCGGAGAGGGAGATCGAGGTCGAGGCCCTCCGGAAGCTCGGCCAGGCGATAGGATCATCGTTCGACGTCCAGCGGCTGCTCGATGTCGTAGCGGAGATCGCGGTCCAGGTGACCGGCACCGACACCTGCTACATCTACCTTCTCGACGAAGACACCGACGAACTCGTGCTCCGCTCGGCGAAGGGAGACCCCTCCAAGAGCATAGTAGGCAAGTGGCGGCTGAAGATCGGCGAGGGCATCACCGGATGGGTCGCCAAGACCCGGCAGTTCGTCTCGATCGGGAAGGACGCCTTCCGCGACGAACGCTACAAGGCGCTGGAGACCGAAGACCCCTTCCAGTCCATGCTCTCCGTCCCGCTCGTCGCCGACGACCAACTCGTCGGGGTCATCAACATCCACACCAAGCCTTCGCACGAGTACACCGACGGCCAGCGCAGGCTGATGGACCGGATCGCCGAGCAGGTCGCCAACGCGATCCACAGCTCCGAGCTGTACCACCGCATGCAGGCGCAGGTCTCCCACCTCTCCACCCTGTCGGAGGTCAGCCGCTCAATCACGTCCGGGATGTACCTGGACGAGATCCTCAACCTGATAGTGGCGATGACCGCCGAGTCAATGAACTTCAAGATCGTGACCGTCATGCTCGTGGACGAGGACAAGCAGGAACTCGTGATCCGCGCAACTCAGAGCAGCAGTTCCGAGTACACGCACAAGCCGAACCTGAAGCTGAACGAGAGCCTCGCGGGGAAGGCGATCTCCGAGGCGCGCCCGATCACCGTCCTTGACGTGCGAGAGACGCCCGAGTACCGATACCCGGACATCGCCCGGCGCGAGGGGCTCTGCTCTCTCGTGTGCGTTCCCCTCCGCTTCCGGGACAAGATCATAGGGGTGTTGAACTGCTACACGGACAAGCCGCACGTCTTCACCCCCGAGGAGATCAACGTCCTCTCCGCGCTAGGGAGCCACGCCGCCATCGCGATTGACAATGCCAAGCTCGTCGTCCGATCCGCGATCGTCCAGGAGATGCACCATCGGGTGAAGAACAACCTCCAGACGATCGCGAGCCTCCTGCGCCTCCAGATGCACTACTCGAAGTTCGCCTCGGTCGAGCAGGTGCTCCAGGAGAGCATCAACCGCATACTGAGCATCGCCGCCGTCCACGAAGTCCTCTCGCAGGAGCAGTTCGACGTGGTGAGCGTCAAGACGGTGATCGAAAACATCCTCCAGGCGACTTCCCAGAGCCTGATCCCGCCCGGGAAGCATGTGCAGACGTCGGTCGCGGGCGCCGAGATCGTCCTGCCGCCCGCCAAGGCGACCTCCGTCGCGTTGATCCTGAACGAGTTGATCCAGAACGCGGTCGAGCACGGATTCCAGGGCATCGAATCGGGCCGGGTGGAAGTGGAGATCGAGGACATGGGCAGGGAGTTGATGCTCGCCGTGACAAACGACGGCAATCCCCTGCCGGAGGGCTTCGATCTGCGGAAGAACCGCAATCTCGGCCTTCAGATCGTCGAGAACCTCGTGCGCGACGACCTCCACGGGCGTTTCTCGCTTACCGGAACGGACCGCATCCGCGCCGAGGTCGTCTTCCCGAAGTAG
- a CDS encoding response regulator: MDSLRILIADDESIIRLDLMKTLESMGHKVIAEASDGAKALELARAHDVDLAILDIKMPEMDGLDVAKALTEEKIAPVLLLTAYSQSDLIDRAKEAGVFGYLVKPFKEADLLPAIEIAISRYREMLELEKELGDVSEQLETRKIVDRAKGILMDKRGMKEHEAFRWIQSQSMNTRKTMREIAEAVILTQDV, encoded by the coding sequence ATGGACTCCCTGCGCATACTGATCGCCGATGACGAATCGATAATCCGATTGGACCTCATGAAGACCCTCGAGAGCATGGGCCACAAGGTCATCGCCGAGGCAAGCGACGGCGCGAAGGCGCTCGAACTCGCGCGCGCACACGACGTTGACCTGGCGATCCTCGACATCAAGATGCCGGAGATGGACGGCCTTGACGTCGCCAAAGCGCTCACAGAAGAGAAAATCGCTCCCGTGCTCCTCCTCACCGCCTACAGCCAGAGCGACCTCATTGACCGTGCGAAAGAGGCGGGCGTATTCGGCTATCTCGTCAAACCCTTCAAGGAAGCCGATCTCCTTCCCGCCATCGAAATCGCCATATCCCGCTACCGGGAGATGCTCGAACTCGAGAAAGAGCTCGGCGACGTATCCGAGCAGCTCGAGACCCGCAAGATCGTGGACCGAGCCAAGGGAATCCTCATGGACAAGCGCGGGATGAAAGAGCACGAGGCGTTCAGATGGATTCAATCCCAGAGCATGAACACTCGCAAGACGATGCGCGAGATCGCTGAAGCGGTCATCCTCACCCAGGATGTCTGA
- a CDS encoding leucine--tRNA ligase, protein MAEKYDFREIEKKWQERWKEADLFRTEDCADKPKFYGLDFFPYPSGAGLSVGHCRNYIPTDVACRFRRMNGFNVLHPMGWDAFGLPAENEAIKRKSHPKKTVPEYVATYKRQMDLIGIGYDWSREVNSSSPDYYKWTQWIFLLLYERGLAYRSLAPANWCPQCATVLANEEVKDGRCWRCDNFIEKKDLPQWFFKITAYADRLIEDLDTIDWPESIKLMQRNWIGRSEGAEVIFHSEKGDEIVVYTTRPDTLWGATFMVLAPEHPLVEKLMSPDKKAEVEAYCKASQRESAIERQATDKEKTGVFIGAHAVNPVNGCKIPIWIADYVMMGYGTGAIMAVPGHDERDFAFARKFGIPIVPVIRHPDAPAGYVPDDAEDWGGLTFHAEYGDMINSGEFTGTSGSVAKKKVTEWLEEQDKGKAAVNYKLRDWLISRQRYWGAPIPIVHCEKCGEVPVPEDQLPVVLPDVEQYQPSGSGESPLANIPDFVNVTCPTCGGPAKRETDTMGGFACSSWYFLRYVSPHLDTAAFDKDRAAYWLPVDLYVGGAEHAVMHLLYARFWTKVLHDAGWVPFVEPFKKLMNQGMVLAHTPHRTMEAGECTESEDGDEEDRDLIPLSPEEAGALEPSKIIWKFVKMSKSKRNVVTPDAMAEKYGADSLRVYELFVAPFEDAVQWSEDGMNGAFRFLNRVWRLVTDNASVFDANWRDGLKGAQLTAAERDMRRKTHQTIQKVTADIERFHFNTAVSALMQMLNVMSDSRNQPSTINHSVMSEAIESLILLLGPITPHLADELWERLGKSGTTYEQTWPSFDPEIARADEITLILQINGKVRDRLQVPAGTDAAELERIAMESERVKSFLEGKPIRKVVVIPEKLVNIVV, encoded by the coding sequence ATGGCTGAGAAGTACGATTTCCGGGAGATAGAGAAGAAGTGGCAGGAGCGGTGGAAAGAGGCTGATCTATTCCGAACCGAAGACTGCGCGGACAAGCCGAAGTTCTACGGCCTCGACTTCTTCCCATACCCCAGCGGCGCGGGTCTGAGTGTCGGGCACTGCCGCAACTACATACCTACGGACGTGGCCTGCCGCTTCAGGAGGATGAACGGTTTCAACGTGCTTCACCCGATGGGCTGGGACGCGTTCGGCCTGCCCGCAGAAAACGAAGCGATCAAGCGAAAGAGCCACCCGAAGAAGACCGTGCCCGAGTATGTTGCGACCTACAAGCGCCAGATGGACCTCATCGGCATTGGATACGACTGGTCTCGCGAGGTCAACTCGTCCTCGCCCGACTACTACAAGTGGACGCAGTGGATATTCCTGCTCCTCTACGAGCGCGGCCTGGCATACCGGTCGCTCGCGCCGGCGAACTGGTGCCCTCAGTGCGCAACGGTGCTGGCCAACGAAGAGGTCAAGGACGGCCGCTGCTGGCGGTGCGACAACTTCATCGAGAAGAAAGACCTGCCTCAGTGGTTCTTCAAGATTACGGCGTATGCCGACCGCCTGATCGAGGACCTCGATACCATAGACTGGCCCGAGTCGATCAAGCTGATGCAGAGGAACTGGATCGGCCGAAGTGAGGGCGCGGAGGTCATCTTCCACTCCGAGAAGGGCGACGAGATCGTCGTCTACACCACGCGGCCCGACACTCTCTGGGGCGCGACGTTCATGGTTCTCGCGCCGGAGCACCCGCTCGTCGAGAAGCTGATGTCCCCCGATAAGAAGGCCGAGGTCGAGGCGTACTGCAAGGCGTCTCAGCGTGAGAGCGCGATAGAGCGGCAGGCCACTGACAAGGAGAAGACGGGCGTCTTCATCGGCGCACATGCGGTCAACCCGGTGAACGGCTGCAAGATCCCGATCTGGATCGCCGACTACGTGATGATGGGCTACGGCACCGGCGCGATCATGGCCGTTCCGGGTCATGACGAGCGCGACTTCGCGTTCGCTCGCAAGTTCGGGATCCCGATCGTGCCCGTCATCAGGCATCCGGACGCTCCTGCCGGCTACGTCCCTGATGATGCCGAGGACTGGGGGGGACTCACGTTCCACGCTGAATACGGCGACATGATCAACTCCGGTGAGTTTACCGGTACATCCGGGTCAGTCGCCAAGAAGAAGGTCACAGAGTGGCTGGAGGAGCAGGACAAGGGCAAGGCGGCGGTCAATTACAAGCTGCGCGACTGGCTCATCTCCCGCCAGCGCTACTGGGGCGCTCCGATCCCGATCGTCCATTGCGAGAAGTGCGGCGAGGTGCCGGTCCCGGAGGACCAACTCCCGGTCGTGCTGCCCGACGTGGAGCAATACCAACCGAGTGGCAGCGGGGAGTCGCCTCTCGCCAACATTCCTGATTTCGTGAACGTCACCTGCCCGACCTGCGGCGGTCCGGCCAAGCGCGAGACCGACACGATGGGCGGATTCGCCTGTTCGAGTTGGTACTTCCTGCGCTACGTGAGTCCGCACCTCGACACCGCCGCTTTCGACAAGGACCGGGCGGCGTACTGGCTGCCGGTGGACCTCTACGTTGGCGGCGCGGAGCACGCGGTCATGCACCTCCTGTACGCGCGGTTCTGGACGAAGGTGCTCCACGATGCGGGCTGGGTGCCGTTCGTCGAGCCGTTCAAGAAGCTGATGAACCAGGGGATGGTGCTCGCCCATACGCCTCACCGCACGATGGAGGCCGGAGAGTGCACAGAGTCCGAGGATGGCGACGAAGAGGATCGCGATCTGATCCCGCTGAGCCCAGAGGAGGCCGGAGCACTCGAACCTTCTAAGATCATCTGGAAGTTCGTGAAGATGAGCAAATCGAAGCGCAATGTCGTCACGCCGGACGCGATGGCCGAGAAATACGGCGCCGACTCGCTCCGTGTATACGAGTTGTTTGTCGCACCGTTCGAGGACGCCGTCCAGTGGAGCGAGGATGGGATGAACGGCGCGTTCCGCTTCCTCAATCGGGTGTGGCGGCTCGTCACCGACAACGCAAGTGTATTCGATGCGAACTGGCGAGATGGTCTAAAAGGCGCTCAACTAACCGCCGCCGAACGCGACATGCGGCGCAAGACACATCAGACGATTCAGAAGGTGACCGCCGACATCGAGCGCTTCCACTTCAACACCGCCGTCAGCGCCCTGATGCAGATGCTGAACGTCATGTCGGATTCCAGGAATCAGCCGTCAACCATCAACCATTCCGTCATGAGTGAGGCCATCGAGAGCCTGATCCTGCTGCTCGGCCCGATCACTCCCCATCTGGCGGACGAGCTGTGGGAACGACTCGGAAAGTCGGGCACGACCTACGAGCAGACGTGGCCGTCGTTCGATCCCGAGATCGCCCGAGCCGACGAGATCACGCTGATTCTGCAGATCAACGGGAAGGTCCGCGACCGCCTCCAGGTCCCGGCCGGCACCGACGCCGCCGAGTTGGAGCGGATCGCCATGGAGAGCGAGCGGGTGAAGTCGTTCCTGGAGGGCAAGCCGATCCGGAAGGTCGTCGTCATTCCGGAGAAGCTCGTGAACATAGTGGTCTAG
- a CDS encoding tetratricopeptide repeat protein — protein MGNASQSNISVVPGIMFRRTGYVLAAIIVIAVFVAYWPAMHGGFVWDDDKYVSNNHLLTAPDGLKRIWFSVDQPSQYFPLVYTTFRLEYALWGLKTTGYHVTNIILHILNALLIWFILRKLSVKGAWLAAAVFALHPVHVESVAWITERKNVLSTVFYLLTVLSWMRFRDRADWRFYGLALVLSAMALFAKTTASTIPAALLLVSWLRRERIGWLEFALITPFVTLGVGAGLISIWWEKNKQGTTGEMFDFTVADRILIAGRALWFYLGKLILPVKLAFSYSKWNIDLSQPPQYLWPAGCAAVAGVLWWFRRTVGRAPIAAGIFFVAALVPMLGFFSLFTFRYSFVADHYQYIASLGPIALISAGLAKLGERLKAPKGVGYVVPGLIIAVLGVLTWNQAHAYQSAERLWRHTVANSPESWLAHNNLATLLNEDGRSEEALAYAEKALRLDPNQPEGQDTMGCTLLNLGRGDEALPYFRKAIELNPAWVQAYFDYGVALQRLGRLEEAIEQYGKAVNFRPDYAEAELNLGVVLMDRGRFDEALPHLENVIGMRPDWPDARNNYGFALSRLDRIDEAIEQYKSAIELRPDYAKARLNLGVALISIGRFDEAITHLREALSIEPDFVGPHSYLAVALYYKGMYADSWSELHAAERNGESANPAFVKVLSAKMPDPGAE, from the coding sequence ATGGGTAATGCATCACAGAGCAACATTTCCGTCGTTCCCGGGATCATGTTCAGGCGGACGGGATATGTGTTGGCGGCCATAATCGTCATCGCCGTATTCGTCGCATACTGGCCCGCGATGCACGGTGGGTTCGTGTGGGACGACGACAAGTATGTCTCCAATAACCACCTCCTCACCGCGCCCGACGGCCTGAAGCGCATCTGGTTCTCGGTCGATCAACCGTCCCAGTACTTCCCACTCGTCTACACGACCTTTCGCTTGGAGTACGCCCTCTGGGGGCTGAAGACGACCGGCTACCACGTCACGAACATCATCCTCCATATCCTGAATGCGCTGCTTATCTGGTTCATCCTCAGGAAGCTCTCGGTGAAAGGAGCATGGCTTGCGGCGGCGGTCTTCGCCCTCCATCCGGTTCACGTCGAATCGGTCGCGTGGATCACGGAGCGAAAGAACGTCCTTTCGACGGTCTTCTACCTTCTGACGGTCCTCTCGTGGATGCGGTTCCGTGATCGGGCCGACTGGCGGTTCTACGGCCTGGCCCTGGTGCTCTCCGCTATGGCGCTCTTCGCCAAGACCACGGCATCCACCATTCCCGCAGCTCTGCTTCTCGTCTCATGGCTCCGACGTGAACGGATCGGGTGGCTTGAGTTCGCGCTGATTACGCCGTTTGTCACCCTCGGTGTCGGGGCCGGGCTTATCTCGATCTGGTGGGAGAAGAACAAACAGGGCACAACCGGCGAGATGTTCGATTTCACAGTTGCCGACCGGATTCTTATCGCGGGCCGCGCGCTCTGGTTCTACCTCGGAAAGCTCATCTTGCCCGTGAAGCTCGCATTCAGCTATTCGAAGTGGAACATCGATCTCTCGCAACCTCCTCAGTACCTCTGGCCCGCGGGATGCGCTGCAGTCGCGGGCGTTCTGTGGTGGTTCCGGCGGACGGTCGGCCGAGCACCGATCGCGGCGGGCATCTTTTTCGTCGCCGCTCTCGTCCCGATGCTTGGTTTCTTCTCGCTCTTCACATTCCGCTACTCGTTCGTGGCCGACCACTATCAGTACATCGCGAGCCTCGGTCCGATCGCACTCATCTCTGCCGGGCTGGCGAAGCTCGGTGAGCGATTGAAAGCACCGAAGGGTGTCGGATACGTCGTGCCGGGTCTGATCATCGCAGTCCTCGGAGTGCTGACCTGGAATCAGGCGCATGCGTACCAGAGCGCCGAACGACTCTGGCGCCACACCGTAGCCAACAGCCCCGAATCATGGTTGGCCCACAACAACCTGGCGACCTTGCTGAACGAGGATGGCAGGTCGGAGGAGGCGCTCGCTTACGCCGAGAAAGCCCTGCGCCTGGATCCGAATCAACCGGAGGGGCAGGATACCATGGGCTGCACGCTGCTGAATCTTGGCAGGGGCGATGAAGCACTGCCGTACTTTCGGAAGGCTATCGAATTGAATCCCGCCTGGGTTCAGGCATACTTCGATTACGGCGTTGCTCTGCAGAGGCTCGGAAGGCTCGAGGAGGCCATCGAGCAGTATGGAAAGGCGGTCAACTTCAGGCCGGACTATGCGGAGGCTGAACTGAATCTCGGGGTGGTCCTGATGGACCGAGGCCGGTTCGACGAAGCGCTTCCGCACCTTGAGAATGTCATAGGAATGAGGCCGGACTGGCCGGACGCACGTAACAACTATGGTTTCGCGCTGAGTAGGCTCGACAGGATTGATGAAGCAATCGAGCAATACAAGAGCGCGATTGAACTCAGGCCTGACTATGCCAAGGCTCGACTCAACCTTGGCGTGGCTCTCATCAGCATTGGACGATTCGATGAGGCAATCACCCACCTGCGTGAGGCGCTCAGCATCGAGCCCGATTTCGTCGGCCCCCACAGCTATCTTGCCGTTGCGCTCTACTACAAGGGTATGTACGCCGATTCCTGGAGCGAGCTCCACGCTGCTGAGAGGAACGGTGAATCGGCTAACCCCGCGTTCGTGAAGGTGCTCTCCGCGAAGATGCCCGATCCGGGAGCTGAGTGA
- a CDS encoding tetratricopeptide repeat protein: MAKVSPERSASICKCSPSRMDYLLVAFIAIAVFVAYWPAVHGEFIWDDEEYVSGNELLTAPDGLRRIWLSTDAPSQYFPLVYTTFRIERAIWGLDTTGYHVTNIVLHILNALLVWLILRKLSVRGAWLAAAVFALHPVHVESVAWITERKNVLSTFFYLLTVLSWMKFRDRSDWRFYVLAVLASALALFAKTTACTIPAALLLVSWFRRERIGLREWGLMMPFAALGTAMGLTLIWWEKNKQGTTGEDFDFTMPERVLIASRALWFYIGKLVWPARLAFSYSRWEINSSQPIQYLWSACWVSVAAVLWRSRRMVGRGPIAALVFFVAALVPMIGFFSLYTFRYSFVADHYQYVASIGPIAVVAAALVVLGDRMKQAVRRGLSVFVLFVLAVLTWDQAHAYKDFEHLWRHTIRKNPVSWMAHNNLAALLNEQGRYDEARPFAEESLRLNPDSWTAQATMGHLLMHEGRPEESLPYFRRAIELRPDWATAYFDYGVALQSLNRYKEAADKYSKAVEISPNYADALLNLGVVLADLGRIDDSIAQFRRIIAERPDYPNVHGNLAMALYLKGDYAEAWSETRIAERNGDALNPAFMEALSRKMTNPRR, encoded by the coding sequence ATGGCAAAGGTATCGCCCGAGCGGTCTGCCTCCATCTGTAAGTGCAGCCCCTCCCGCATGGACTACCTGCTGGTGGCGTTCATCGCTATCGCGGTATTCGTCGCCTACTGGCCTGCAGTCCACGGCGAGTTCATCTGGGACGACGAGGAGTACGTCTCAGGAAACGAGCTTCTCACCGCGCCGGACGGTCTTAGGCGTATCTGGCTCTCCACAGACGCTCCCTCGCAGTACTTCCCCCTCGTCTACACGACCTTCCGCATCGAGCGAGCGATATGGGGACTCGATACGACCGGGTACCACGTTACGAACATCGTGCTACACATCCTGAATGCACTCCTGGTGTGGCTGATTCTGAGGAAACTTTCGGTAAGAGGGGCATGGCTGGCGGCCGCCGTCTTCGCGCTGCATCCTGTGCATGTGGAATCCGTCGCGTGGATTACGGAGCGCAAGAACGTGCTCTCCACGTTCTTCTATCTGCTGACGGTCCTCTCGTGGATGAAGTTCCGTGACCGGTCCGACTGGCGGTTCTACGTACTCGCAGTCCTGGCGAGCGCGCTTGCTCTCTTCGCGAAGACGACTGCATGTACTATACCGGCGGCGCTGTTGCTCGTGTCTTGGTTCAGGCGCGAGCGGATCGGGTTGCGGGAGTGGGGCCTGATGATGCCGTTCGCTGCGCTTGGCACAGCAATGGGTCTGACCTTGATATGGTGGGAGAAGAACAAGCAGGGCACTACCGGCGAGGACTTCGACTTTACGATGCCGGAGCGTGTCCTGATCGCATCCCGAGCATTGTGGTTCTATATTGGCAAGTTGGTTTGGCCGGCGAGGCTCGCGTTCAGCTACTCACGATGGGAGATCAATTCGAGCCAGCCGATTCAGTACCTGTGGTCGGCGTGCTGGGTTTCGGTTGCGGCCGTGCTGTGGCGGTCTAGACGGATGGTCGGCCGTGGCCCGATCGCGGCGCTGGTGTTCTTCGTGGCCGCCCTCGTTCCTATGATCGGGTTCTTCTCGCTCTACACCTTCCGGTACTCATTCGTCGCCGACCACTACCAGTACGTCGCGAGCATTGGGCCGATAGCCGTCGTTGCGGCCGCCCTGGTGGTTCTGGGTGACAGGATGAAGCAGGCGGTCCGTCGGGGCTTGTCGGTGTTCGTGCTCTTCGTTCTGGCGGTCCTAACTTGGGATCAAGCACACGCGTATAAGGATTTCGAGCATCTATGGAGGCACACGATCAGGAAGAATCCGGTGTCATGGATGGCTCACAACAACCTTGCGGCCCTGCTGAACGAGCAGGGCCGATACGACGAAGCGCGGCCGTTTGCGGAGGAGTCGCTGCGGCTCAACCCGGACTCCTGGACGGCCCAGGCGACCATGGGGCATCTGCTGATGCATGAAGGCCGACCCGAGGAGTCTCTGCCGTACTTCCGGAGAGCCATCGAACTGCGTCCGGACTGGGCGACCGCGTATTTCGACTACGGTGTCGCCCTTCAGAGTCTGAACCGATACAAGGAAGCCGCGGATAAGTACTCGAAGGCAGTCGAGATCAGCCCCAACTATGCGGATGCCCTGTTGAACCTGGGAGTCGTGCTGGCCGATCTTGGGCGGATTGACGATTCGATCGCTCAGTTCCGCCGGATCATCGCAGAGCGCCCCGATTACCCGAACGTCCACGGTAACCTGGCGATGGCGTTGTACTTGAAGGGCGACTATGCGGAAGCCTGGTCCGAAACCCGGATTGCCGAGCGCAACGGAGACGCTTTGAACCCAGCGTTCATGGAGGCGTTGTCGCGCAAGATGACAAATCCCCGCCGGTAG
- a CDS encoding exo-alpha-sialidase — protein sequence MSRPAFERSTPGMKKQADLIIYRDDMYYSAFPSLVVRKSGEILCAFRRAPNRRDLWKGNVSHTDANSYLVLVRSKDGAKTWTKDPELIFAHPLGGSQDPCMVQLSDGSIVCTSYGWALLPPETVEKLQESLSHPPYAFLGGYIMRSDDGAKTWMGPFVPPHVDLDGTTDALGRPTPAYNRGAMMQGKDGKLYWAVCCNEHPKARNSTVQLLMSSDRGETWEYACPIADDEKVSFNETSLVETRRGDIVAFMRTADFDDHLAVGRSTDRGKSFKWEDGEIVGHPYHALKLRDGRVLLVYGYRHVPYGIRARLLDPDCTNIADAPELVIRDDGGGGDLGYPWAAMLPDGTVLVAYYFNQDDGTRYIAGSILALE from the coding sequence ATGTCCCGGCCGGCCTTCGAGAGGAGCACTCCAGGCATGAAGAAGCAAGCAGACTTGATCATCTATCGCGACGACATGTACTACTCGGCATTCCCGTCGCTCGTGGTGAGGAAGAGCGGCGAGATACTGTGCGCGTTCCGACGCGCGCCGAACAGACGCGACCTCTGGAAGGGCAACGTTTCCCACACTGACGCGAACAGCTACCTCGTTCTAGTACGCTCCAAGGACGGCGCAAAGACCTGGACGAAGGATCCTGAGTTGATCTTCGCACACCCGCTCGGAGGATCGCAGGACCCATGTATGGTTCAGCTGAGCGACGGCTCGATTGTATGCACGAGCTACGGATGGGCACTCCTGCCGCCTGAGACGGTAGAGAAACTGCAGGAGAGCTTGTCTCACCCGCCATACGCCTTTCTCGGCGGTTACATAATGCGTTCCGACGACGGCGCGAAGACATGGATGGGTCCGTTCGTGCCACCACACGTTGATCTCGACGGTACGACCGACGCGCTGGGCAGACCGACTCCGGCCTATAACCGCGGAGCGATGATGCAGGGCAAGGACGGCAAGCTGTACTGGGCAGTGTGCTGCAACGAGCATCCCAAGGCACGGAACTCAACGGTTCAGCTTCTCATGTCATCTGACAGAGGGGAAACATGGGAGTATGCATGCCCGATCGCCGACGACGAGAAGGTGTCTTTCAACGAGACATCGTTGGTCGAGACTCGGAGAGGCGATATCGTCGCCTTCATGCGAACGGCGGATTTCGATGACCACCTCGCGGTTGGGCGATCGACAGACCGCGGCAAGAGCTTCAAGTGGGAGGACGGGGAGATCGTCGGCCATCCGTACCATGCCCTCAAACTCCGGGACGGTCGGGTGCTGCTGGTGTACGGATACCGCCACGTGCCATACGGAATCCGTGCCAGGTTACTCGACCCGGACTGCACGAACATCGCCGACGCACCTGAACTTGTGATCCGCGACGACGGCGGCGGAGGGGACTTGGGCTACCCCTGGGCGGCGATGCTCCCGGACGGCACCGTCCTCGTAGCCTACTACTTCAACCAGGATGACGGCACTCGGTATATCGCCGGCAGCATCCTGGCCCTTGAATGA